The Pseudomonas sp. IB20 region CGATATCGCGCCCCTTGGCAATCAAATCCTCGGGATAGTGGCTGTGATCCACCACCTCCACGCCTTGGGCGATGATCGGGCCTTCGTCCAGGTCGTTGTTGATGTAATGCGCGGTGGCGCCGACCAACTTCACACCCTTGTTGTACGCCTGGTGATACGGCTTGGCGCCCTTGAACCCCGGCAGTAACGAGTGGTGGATGTTGATGGCCTTGCCATCCAGCTTGCGGCACAGCTCCGGCGACAGCACTTGCATGTAGCGCGCAAGGATCACCAGTTCAGCGCCGGTGTCTTCCACCACCTGCCACACCTTGCGCTCCTGGGACGGTTTGTCGTTAGGGTCGAGGGGGAAATGGTAGTAGGGAATCTGGTGCCAGTCGGCCAAGGGTTTGAGATCAGGGTGATTGGACACCACCGCGACCACGTCCATCGACAGTTGGCCGATGCGCTGGCGGTACAGCAGGTCGTTGAGACAGTGGTCGGCCTTGGAGACCATGATCACCACTTTTGGCCGGTAGTTCGGCGCTGTCAGCTCGAAGACCATGCCGAAGGCTTCGCCGCGAGTGGCCAAGCCTTCGCGCAAAGCCTGCTCGTCGAAACCGTCGGGCTGACGGAATTCCACGCGGATAAAAAAGCGGCCCGAGAGGCGATCATCGAACGAGTGGTGTTCGGTGACGTAGCAGCCCTGTTCGAACAGGTAGCGGGTGACCGCGTCCACCGTGCCGAGCACGCTGGGGCAGTCGGCGGTCAAAATCCATGTATCAGGTGCGCGGCTCATAGTGAATCCTCAGGCCTTCGCTTCCCGAACTCGGCCGAGGCATCCTGCAACCACAACCACCAGTAGTCCGAGAAGCTGCGACGGATCACCAGCTCCCAAGTGTCTTCAGCGGTGTGGCGGATCACCAACTGCGACTTGGCGAACACCGTGCCCACCGCCTTGCCCACCGGGAAGTTGTTGGGGTGCACGTCGTAGCTGGTGGACTTCATCAGCACGTCGCGCACGTTCGGGCCGCTAAGCTCGAGGATCTGCTGGCCGCCGCTGACGTTGACGATCTGGATATGCAGGTCGCCCAGGGCGGCACGCAGGTTTTGTTCGGCGGCGAATTCTTCACCGCTTGGCACGATCAACAGCCACTCGTCCGGGCCGAGCCATTGCAGGCTGGTTTCGCCTTTGACGATGACTTGCAGGGCGCCAGGCAGTTCGATGCCCAGGGCTTTGTGCACGCCGGCAGCGAAGGCCGCATCGTGACCATCGCCACGGATTGTCAGGTGGCCGAGAAGTTTCTTTTCGCGCACGGTCACGCCGGCGTTCTTGCGGCCCTTGCCGACCAGGTTGGCGAGATCGGCATGGTGCAGCGACGACTCGGCCTTGGCGCCGGACGTGGGGCGTTGCTGGTAAACATTGGCTGCTGTCATAAAGCACCTTTCCTAATTTGATCGTTCCCACGCTCTGCGTGGGAATGCCGCCATGGACGCTCTGCGTCCGCTTTTGGGGCGCGGAGCGCCCCGGGATGCATTCCCACGCGAAGCATGGGAACGATCAGGTGTTAGATGTTCTGCCGCTCACCTTTCGGATCAAAGAACACCGAAGACACAATCTGCGCCTCGATCACGCTGCCATCCGCTTGCGGCGAAAACACCCGCTCACCGATGCGCTTCAAGCCGCCCTTCACCACCGCCATCGCAAACGAATAACCCAGCGAGTTATGCGCATAGCTTGAGGTCACGTGGCCGACCATCTTCATCGGGATCGTCTGCTTCGGATCGAACACCAATTGCGCGCCTTCCGGCAGCCACACCGTCGGATCAATCGGCTTCAAGCCCACCAACTGCTTACGCTCTTCACGCACGCAGTCTTCGCGATTCATCCCGCGCCAGCCGATCCACGAGAACGGTTTGGTGCGGCCTACGCACCAGCCCATGTTCAGGTCGTCCGGGGTCATCGAGCCGTCGGTGTCTTGGCCGACGATGATGAAGCCCTTCTCGGCGCGCAGTACGTGCATGGTTTCGGTGCCGTACGGCGTCAGGTTGTATTTCTTGCCGGCCTCAACGATCTGTTCAAGCACGCCCATGGCGTAGTCGGCCTGCACGTTGACTTCGTACGACAGCTCACCGGTGAACGAGATACGGAACACCCGCGCCGGTACGCCGCCGACCAAGCCTTCTTTCCAGGTCATGAACGGGAAGCCGTCCTTGTCCAGGTCGATGTCAGTGACTTCGGCCAACAGCTTGCGGCTGTTGGGGCCGGACAAGGTCATGGTCGCCCAGTGGTCGGTGACCGAGGTGAAGTACACCTTGAGGTCCGGCCATTCGGTCTGTTGGTAGATTTCCAGCCACTGGAGTACACGCGCCGCGCCGCCGGTGGTGGTGGTCATCAGGAAGTGGTTGTCGGCGAGGCAGGCTGTTACGCCGTCGTCGAAGACCATGCCGTCTTCCTTGCACATCAGGCCGTAGCGCGCCTTGCCCACGTCGAGCTTGGTCCAGGCGTTGCTGTAGATGCGGTTGAGGAACTCACGGGCATCCGGGCCTTGAATGTCGATCTTGCCGAGGGTCGACGCATCCAGCAGGCCGACGCTGTCGCGCACAGCCAGGCATTCGCGTTTCACCGCCGCGTGCAGGTCTTCACCGTTACGCGGGAAATACCATGGGCGTTTCCACTGGCCGACGTCTTCAAACTCGGCGCCGTTTTTCACGTGCCAGGCTTGCAGCGCGGTGTAGCGCACCGGCTCGAAGATATGCCCACAGTGGCGGCCCGCGACTGCGCCGAAGGTCACCGGCGTGTAGTTGGGACGGAACATGGTGGTGCCCATCTGCGGGATGGTCACGTTCAGCGAGCGGGCCGCGATGGCCAGGCCGTTGACGTTACCGAGCTTGCCCTGGTCGGTGCCGAAGCCCAGCGCGGTGTAGCGTTTGACGTGTTCGACCGACT contains the following coding sequences:
- the purU gene encoding formyltetrahydrofolate deformylase gives rise to the protein MSRAPDTWILTADCPSVLGTVDAVTRYLFEQGCYVTEHHSFDDRLSGRFFIRVEFRQPDGFDEQALREGLATRGEAFGMVFELTAPNYRPKVVIMVSKADHCLNDLLYRQRIGQLSMDVVAVVSNHPDLKPLADWHQIPYYHFPLDPNDKPSQERKVWQVVEDTGAELVILARYMQVLSPELCRKLDGKAINIHHSLLPGFKGAKPYHQAYNKGVKLVGATAHYINNDLDEGPIIAQGVEVVDHSHYPEDLIAKGRDIEGLTLARAVGYHIERRVFLNANRTVVL
- a CDS encoding sarcosine oxidase subunit gamma, with the protein product MTAANVYQQRPTSGAKAESSLHHADLANLVGKGRKNAGVTVREKKLLGHLTIRGDGHDAAFAAGVHKALGIELPGALQVIVKGETSLQWLGPDEWLLIVPSGEEFAAEQNLRAALGDLHIQIVNVSGGQQILELSGPNVRDVLMKSTSYDVHPNNFPVGKAVGTVFAKSQLVIRHTAEDTWELVIRRSFSDYWWLWLQDASAEFGKRRPEDSL